The Triplophysa dalaica isolate WHDGS20190420 chromosome 5, ASM1584641v1, whole genome shotgun sequence genome window below encodes:
- the ppp1r12a gene encoding protein phosphatase 1 regulatory subunit 12A isoform X4 — protein MKMADAKQKRNEQLKRWIGSETDLEPPILKKKKTKVKFDDGAVFLAACSSGDTEEVLRLLDRGADIDYANVDGLTALHQACIDDNVDMVTFLVEHGSCINQPDNEGWIPLHAAASCGYLDIAEYLISQGGQVGVVNSEGETPLDIAEEEAMEELLKNEINRQGVDIEAARKEEERIMLRDARQWLNSGQINDARHTKSGGTALHVAAAKGYSEVLKLLIQAKYDINIKDYDGWTPLHAAAHWGKEEACRILVENMCEMDIVNKVGQTAFDVADEDVVSYLEELQKKQKLLLSEKKDVKKSPLIETTTTGDNNQSVKPQKSKEILLEEEKTPPRIETLEGEKVDEEEGEGKKDESSCSSEEEEEEDSESENEADKTKPAVPTSNTNSTPAPAPTSITVTSPTTPANQVTTPTSPTKKSDNITALMPGGEPGCPALWRQGLRKTGISLVPKKAMVSTPTGKVSPKEEERKVSPKDDERKDESPSSWRLGLRKTGSYGALAEISTTKEAQKEKDTAGVMRSASSPRLSSSLDNKDKEKEKEKTRLAYVAPSIPPKRHVSTSDIDEKENSGSFGRRQDDALSSTSSSTSITTTTTSTSSVTSPTGHRSLLSRYWAEESADKEKEKGKESATVIPTINTAATTTTTSTTGTILGSDGRERRRSYLTPVRDEESESQRRARSRQARQTRRSTQGVTLTDLHEAEKTIERTRPIRPREDDKEEKEKQDKEKQEEKKESETKEDDYRSRYRSFEEKYQRNSASTITASSNLPSSSSSTSSLYSSSSLNRPNSLTGLTSSYSRSTRETERESDAREKDEERDGDDKPRSIRDRRRPREKRRSTGVSFWTQDSDENEPDHPSDSDGSTKGEPQSDRLSRNEPHSTSTSSIDRHESSSRGRPEYRQSFSRPYRDDATDYKKLYEQILGENEKLKGQLRDTEFELAELKLQLEKATQRQERFADRSQLELEKRERRALERKISEMEEELKMLPDLKADNQRLKDENGALIRVISKLSK, from the exons GCCTGCATAGATGATAATGTTGACATGGTgaccttcctggtggaacatggGTCATGCATCAACCAGCCCGACAATGAGGGCTGGATCCCCCTTCACGCCGCTGCCTCCTGCGGATACCTCGACATCGCCGA GTATCTTATCAGTCAAGGCGGCCAAGTCGGTGTTGTAAACAGTGAGGGAGAAACGCCATTGGATATCGCTGAGGAGGAAGCCATGGAGGAACTTCTGAAAAACGAGATCAACCGGCAAG GCGTGGATATCGAGGCGGCCAGGAAAGAGGAGGAGCGGATCATGCTAAGGGATGCGCGACAGTGGCTTAACAGCGGCCAGATCAATGACGCCCGACACACCAAGTCTGGAGGGACCGCACTACACGTCGCTGCAGCCAAGGGATATTCGGAGGTTTTAAA GCTTTTAATCCAAGCAAAGtatgatataaatattaaagaCTACGATGGCTGGACACCGCTCCACGCTGCTGCACACTGGGGCAAAGAAGAGGCCTGTCGAATACTAGTAGAGAACATGTGTGAAATGGATATCGTCAATAAAGTG GGCCAGACAGCATTTGATGTTGCTGATGAAGATGTCGTAAGCTATTTGGAAGAGCtccaaaagaaacaaaagctg CTTCTTAGTGAAAAGAAGGATGTTAAGAAGTCTCCTTTAATAGAAACTACCACCACTGGGGACAATAATCAATCTGTGAAACCACAGAAGAG TAAAGAAATTCTTCTGGAGGAAGAGAAAACTCCCCCAAGAATCGAGACTCTGGAGGGAGAGAAGGTGGATGAAGAAGAGGGGGAAGGAAAGAAGGACGAGTCCAGCTGCTCCAgcgaagaagaggaggaggaagactCAGAGTCTGAAAATGAAGCAG ataagACAAAGCCTGCTGTTCCCACGAGCAATACCAACAGTACACCCGCACCAGCACCTACTAGCATCACTGTCACATCTCCAACAACCCCAGCCAACCAGGTGACCACCCCCACATCGCCTACCAAAAAG TCTGATAACATTACTGCCCTAATGCCTGGGGGGGAGCCGGGCTGTCCCGCATTGTGGCGTCAAGGCTTGCGCAAAACTGGCATTTCACTTGTGCCCAAAAAAGCGATG GTTAGCACACCTACGGGGAAGGTGTCTCCtaaagaggaggagaggaagGTGTCTCCTAAAGACGATGAGAGGAAGGATGAGTCTCCTTCGTCGTGGCGACTGGGCCTACGGAAAACCGGAAGTTATGGAGCGCTGGCGGAAATCAGTACAACTAAAGAAGCACAGAAAGAGAAGGATACCGCTGGGGTTATGCGGTCTGCCTCTTCTCCTCGCCTCTCATCCTCACTCGACAACAAGGACAAGGAAAAG gAGAAGGAAAAGACACGGCTGGCATATGTTGCACCCAGCATCCCACCAAAAAGACACGTCAGCACGTCAGATATCGACGAGAAGGAGAACAG CGGCTCGTTTGGAAGAAGGCAAGATGATGCTTTAAGTTCCACATCTTCCTCCACTTCTATCACCACCACCACGACCTCCACCTCCTCTGTTACCTCACCCACAGGACACCGTAGCCTGCTGTCCAG GTATTGGGCGGAAGAAAGTGCAGACAAGGAGAAAGAAAAGGGGAAAGAGTCAGCAACCGTTATTCCTACAATCAACACTGCAGCCACCACCACTACCACATCCACTACTGGAACTATACTGGGCTCTGATGGACGCGAGAGACGCAG ATCATACCTCACCCCTGTGCGTGACGAAGAGTCCGAGTCTCAGAGGAGAGCCAGATCCAGACAGGCTCGACAAACCAGGAGGTCTACACAG GGCGTGACCTTGACTGATCTCCATGAGGCAGAGAAGACCATCGAACGCACTCGCCCCATTCGGCCTCGAGAAGATGATAAAGAAGAGAAGGAGAAACAGGACAAGGAGAAACAAGAGGAGAAGAAAGAGTCGGAGACCAAGGAAGATGACTACAGGTCACGCTACCGCAGCTTTGAGGAG AAGTACCAGAGGAACTCGGCCTCGACCATCACAGCCTCCTCCAACCTGCCATCCTCCTCTAGCAGCACATCTTCCCTATATAGCTCCTCCTCTCTGAACCGCCCCAACAGCCTGACGGGCCTCACCTCGTCATACAGCCGCTCCACACGCGAAACAGAGCGAG AGTCTGATGCAAGAGAAAAGGACGAGGAGAGGGATGGTGACGACAAGCCACGCTCCATACGCGACCGCAGACGACCACGAGAGAAACGACGCTCGACTGGGGTGTCCTTCTGGACCCAGGAT agtGATGAAAATGAGCCAGATCACCCTTCAGATTCAGATGGGAGCACTAAAGGAGAGCCGCAG AGCGACAGACTATCCAG GAATGAACCGCATTCTACTAGCACTTCCTCCATTGACCGCCACGAATCTAGTAGCCGCGGTAGACCAGAGTACCGTCAATCGTTCTCGCGTCCCTACAGAGACGACGCCACTGATTATAAAAAG TTGTATGAGCAGATCTTAGGTGAAAACGAGAAACTGAAAGGTCAGTTACGTGACACAGAATTTGAGTTGGCAGAGCTCAAACTGCAGTTGGAGAAGGCCACACAG AGGCAGGAACGCTTTGCTGATCGGTCACAGCTGGAGTTGGAGAAAAGG GAAAGAAGAGCTCTAGAAAGGAAGATCTCTGAAATGGAGGAGGAATTAAAg ATGCTACCAGACTTGAAAGCCGACAACCAG
- the ppp1r12a gene encoding protein phosphatase 1 regulatory subunit 12A isoform X2 produces MKMADAKQKRNEQLKRWIGSETDLEPPILKKKKTKVKFDDGAVFLAACSSGDTEEVLRLLDRGADIDYANVDGLTALHQACIDDNVDMVTFLVEHGSCINQPDNEGWIPLHAAASCGYLDIAEYLISQGGQVGVVNSEGETPLDIAEEEAMEELLKNEINRQGVDIEAARKEEERIMLRDARQWLNSGQINDARHTKSGGTALHVAAAKGYSEVLKLLIQAKYDINIKDYDGWTPLHAAAHWGKEEACRILVENMCEMDIVNKVGQTAFDVADEDVVSYLEELQKKQKLLLSEKKDVKKSPLIETTTTGDNNQSVKPQKSKEILLEEEKTPPRIETLEGEKVDEEEGEGKKDESSCSSEEEEEEDSESENEADKTKPAVPTSNTNSTPAPAPTSITVTSPTTPANQVTTPTSPTKKVSTPTGKVSPKEEERKVSPKDDERKDESPSSWRLGLRKTGSYGALAEISTTKEAQKEKDTAGVMRSASSPRLSSSLDNKDKEKEKEKTRLAYVAPSIPPKRHVSTSDIDEKENRDSAATLVRSGSYNRRRWEEDLRNSDGTSSLNRTSSYQRSTSHTLALGRTSSSRDLPAKSSSASSLEPNNSKAWQQPSSYLHRSGSFGRRQDDALSSTSSSTSITTTTTSTSSVTSPTGHRSLLSRYWAEESADKEKEKGKESATVIPTINTAATTTTTSTTGTILGSDGRERRRSYLTPVRDEESESQRRARSRQARQTRRSTQGVTLTDLHEAEKTIERTRPIRPREDDKEEKEKQDKEKQEEKKESETKEDDYRSRYRSFEEKYQRNSASTITASSNLPSSSSSTSSLYSSSSLNRPNSLTGLTSSYSRSTRETERESDAREKDEERDGDDKPRSIRDRRRPREKRRSTGVSFWTQDSDENEPDHPSDSDGSTKGEPQSDRLSRNEPHSTSTSSIDRHESSSRGRPEYRQSFSRPYRDDATDYKKLYEQILGENEKLKGQLRDTEFELAELKLQLEKATQRQERFADRSQLELEKRERRALERKISEMEEELKMLPDLKADNQRLKDENGALIRVISKLSK; encoded by the exons GCCTGCATAGATGATAATGTTGACATGGTgaccttcctggtggaacatggGTCATGCATCAACCAGCCCGACAATGAGGGCTGGATCCCCCTTCACGCCGCTGCCTCCTGCGGATACCTCGACATCGCCGA GTATCTTATCAGTCAAGGCGGCCAAGTCGGTGTTGTAAACAGTGAGGGAGAAACGCCATTGGATATCGCTGAGGAGGAAGCCATGGAGGAACTTCTGAAAAACGAGATCAACCGGCAAG GCGTGGATATCGAGGCGGCCAGGAAAGAGGAGGAGCGGATCATGCTAAGGGATGCGCGACAGTGGCTTAACAGCGGCCAGATCAATGACGCCCGACACACCAAGTCTGGAGGGACCGCACTACACGTCGCTGCAGCCAAGGGATATTCGGAGGTTTTAAA GCTTTTAATCCAAGCAAAGtatgatataaatattaaagaCTACGATGGCTGGACACCGCTCCACGCTGCTGCACACTGGGGCAAAGAAGAGGCCTGTCGAATACTAGTAGAGAACATGTGTGAAATGGATATCGTCAATAAAGTG GGCCAGACAGCATTTGATGTTGCTGATGAAGATGTCGTAAGCTATTTGGAAGAGCtccaaaagaaacaaaagctg CTTCTTAGTGAAAAGAAGGATGTTAAGAAGTCTCCTTTAATAGAAACTACCACCACTGGGGACAATAATCAATCTGTGAAACCACAGAAGAG TAAAGAAATTCTTCTGGAGGAAGAGAAAACTCCCCCAAGAATCGAGACTCTGGAGGGAGAGAAGGTGGATGAAGAAGAGGGGGAAGGAAAGAAGGACGAGTCCAGCTGCTCCAgcgaagaagaggaggaggaagactCAGAGTCTGAAAATGAAGCAG ataagACAAAGCCTGCTGTTCCCACGAGCAATACCAACAGTACACCCGCACCAGCACCTACTAGCATCACTGTCACATCTCCAACAACCCCAGCCAACCAGGTGACCACCCCCACATCGCCTACCAAAAAG GTTAGCACACCTACGGGGAAGGTGTCTCCtaaagaggaggagaggaagGTGTCTCCTAAAGACGATGAGAGGAAGGATGAGTCTCCTTCGTCGTGGCGACTGGGCCTACGGAAAACCGGAAGTTATGGAGCGCTGGCGGAAATCAGTACAACTAAAGAAGCACAGAAAGAGAAGGATACCGCTGGGGTTATGCGGTCTGCCTCTTCTCCTCGCCTCTCATCCTCACTCGACAACAAGGACAAGGAAAAG gAGAAGGAAAAGACACGGCTGGCATATGTTGCACCCAGCATCCCACCAAAAAGACACGTCAGCACGTCAGATATCGACGAGAAGGAGAACAG GGATTCGGCTGCTACTCTGGTACGTAGCGGCTCCTACAACAGGAGACGCTGGGAAGAAGACCTGAGGAACAGCGACGGAACCTCCTCGCTAAACAGAACCTCCAGCTATCAGCGCAG TACGTCACACACGCTAGCGTTAGGCCGCACGTCTAGCTCTCGTGACCTGCCCGCCAAATCCTCCTCTGCCTCCAGCCTGGAACCTAACAACTCAAAGGCCTGGCAGCAGCCTTCCTCCTACCTCCACCGCAG CGGCTCGTTTGGAAGAAGGCAAGATGATGCTTTAAGTTCCACATCTTCCTCCACTTCTATCACCACCACCACGACCTCCACCTCCTCTGTTACCTCACCCACAGGACACCGTAGCCTGCTGTCCAG GTATTGGGCGGAAGAAAGTGCAGACAAGGAGAAAGAAAAGGGGAAAGAGTCAGCAACCGTTATTCCTACAATCAACACTGCAGCCACCACCACTACCACATCCACTACTGGAACTATACTGGGCTCTGATGGACGCGAGAGACGCAG ATCATACCTCACCCCTGTGCGTGACGAAGAGTCCGAGTCTCAGAGGAGAGCCAGATCCAGACAGGCTCGACAAACCAGGAGGTCTACACAG GGCGTGACCTTGACTGATCTCCATGAGGCAGAGAAGACCATCGAACGCACTCGCCCCATTCGGCCTCGAGAAGATGATAAAGAAGAGAAGGAGAAACAGGACAAGGAGAAACAAGAGGAGAAGAAAGAGTCGGAGACCAAGGAAGATGACTACAGGTCACGCTACCGCAGCTTTGAGGAG AAGTACCAGAGGAACTCGGCCTCGACCATCACAGCCTCCTCCAACCTGCCATCCTCCTCTAGCAGCACATCTTCCCTATATAGCTCCTCCTCTCTGAACCGCCCCAACAGCCTGACGGGCCTCACCTCGTCATACAGCCGCTCCACACGCGAAACAGAGCGAG AGTCTGATGCAAGAGAAAAGGACGAGGAGAGGGATGGTGACGACAAGCCACGCTCCATACGCGACCGCAGACGACCACGAGAGAAACGACGCTCGACTGGGGTGTCCTTCTGGACCCAGGAT agtGATGAAAATGAGCCAGATCACCCTTCAGATTCAGATGGGAGCACTAAAGGAGAGCCGCAG AGCGACAGACTATCCAG GAATGAACCGCATTCTACTAGCACTTCCTCCATTGACCGCCACGAATCTAGTAGCCGCGGTAGACCAGAGTACCGTCAATCGTTCTCGCGTCCCTACAGAGACGACGCCACTGATTATAAAAAG TTGTATGAGCAGATCTTAGGTGAAAACGAGAAACTGAAAGGTCAGTTACGTGACACAGAATTTGAGTTGGCAGAGCTCAAACTGCAGTTGGAGAAGGCCACACAG AGGCAGGAACGCTTTGCTGATCGGTCACAGCTGGAGTTGGAGAAAAGG GAAAGAAGAGCTCTAGAAAGGAAGATCTCTGAAATGGAGGAGGAATTAAAg ATGCTACCAGACTTGAAAGCCGACAACCAG
- the ppp1r12a gene encoding protein phosphatase 1 regulatory subunit 12A isoform X1, with the protein MKMADAKQKRNEQLKRWIGSETDLEPPILKKKKTKVKFDDGAVFLAACSSGDTEEVLRLLDRGADIDYANVDGLTALHQACIDDNVDMVTFLVEHGSCINQPDNEGWIPLHAAASCGYLDIAEYLISQGGQVGVVNSEGETPLDIAEEEAMEELLKNEINRQGVDIEAARKEEERIMLRDARQWLNSGQINDARHTKSGGTALHVAAAKGYSEVLKLLIQAKYDINIKDYDGWTPLHAAAHWGKEEACRILVENMCEMDIVNKVGQTAFDVADEDVVSYLEELQKKQKLLLSEKKDVKKSPLIETTTTGDNNQSVKPQKSKEILLEEEKTPPRIETLEGEKVDEEEGEGKKDESSCSSEEEEEEDSESENEADKTKPAVPTSNTNSTPAPAPTSITVTSPTTPANQVTTPTSPTKKSDNITALMPGGEPGCPALWRQGLRKTGISLVPKKAMVSTPTGKVSPKEEERKVSPKDDERKDESPSSWRLGLRKTGSYGALAEISTTKEAQKEKDTAGVMRSASSPRLSSSLDNKDKEKEKEKTRLAYVAPSIPPKRHVSTSDIDEKENRDSAATLVRSGSYNRRRWEEDLRNSDGTSSLNRTSSYQRSTSHTLALGRTSSSRDLPAKSSSASSLEPNNSKAWQQPSSYLHRSGSFGRRQDDALSSTSSSTSITTTTTSTSSVTSPTGHRSLLSRYWAEESADKEKEKGKESATVIPTINTAATTTTTSTTGTILGSDGRERRRSYLTPVRDEESESQRRARSRQARQTRRSTQGVTLTDLHEAEKTIERTRPIRPREDDKEEKEKQDKEKQEEKKESETKEDDYRSRYRSFEEKYQRNSASTITASSNLPSSSSSTSSLYSSSSLNRPNSLTGLTSSYSRSTRETERESDAREKDEERDGDDKPRSIRDRRRPREKRRSTGVSFWTQDSDENEPDHPSDSDGSTKGEPQSDRLSRNEPHSTSTSSIDRHESSSRGRPEYRQSFSRPYRDDATDYKKLYEQILGENEKLKGQLRDTEFELAELKLQLEKATQRQERFADRSQLELEKRERRALERKISEMEEELKMLPDLKADNQRLKDENGALIRVISKLSK; encoded by the exons GCCTGCATAGATGATAATGTTGACATGGTgaccttcctggtggaacatggGTCATGCATCAACCAGCCCGACAATGAGGGCTGGATCCCCCTTCACGCCGCTGCCTCCTGCGGATACCTCGACATCGCCGA GTATCTTATCAGTCAAGGCGGCCAAGTCGGTGTTGTAAACAGTGAGGGAGAAACGCCATTGGATATCGCTGAGGAGGAAGCCATGGAGGAACTTCTGAAAAACGAGATCAACCGGCAAG GCGTGGATATCGAGGCGGCCAGGAAAGAGGAGGAGCGGATCATGCTAAGGGATGCGCGACAGTGGCTTAACAGCGGCCAGATCAATGACGCCCGACACACCAAGTCTGGAGGGACCGCACTACACGTCGCTGCAGCCAAGGGATATTCGGAGGTTTTAAA GCTTTTAATCCAAGCAAAGtatgatataaatattaaagaCTACGATGGCTGGACACCGCTCCACGCTGCTGCACACTGGGGCAAAGAAGAGGCCTGTCGAATACTAGTAGAGAACATGTGTGAAATGGATATCGTCAATAAAGTG GGCCAGACAGCATTTGATGTTGCTGATGAAGATGTCGTAAGCTATTTGGAAGAGCtccaaaagaaacaaaagctg CTTCTTAGTGAAAAGAAGGATGTTAAGAAGTCTCCTTTAATAGAAACTACCACCACTGGGGACAATAATCAATCTGTGAAACCACAGAAGAG TAAAGAAATTCTTCTGGAGGAAGAGAAAACTCCCCCAAGAATCGAGACTCTGGAGGGAGAGAAGGTGGATGAAGAAGAGGGGGAAGGAAAGAAGGACGAGTCCAGCTGCTCCAgcgaagaagaggaggaggaagactCAGAGTCTGAAAATGAAGCAG ataagACAAAGCCTGCTGTTCCCACGAGCAATACCAACAGTACACCCGCACCAGCACCTACTAGCATCACTGTCACATCTCCAACAACCCCAGCCAACCAGGTGACCACCCCCACATCGCCTACCAAAAAG TCTGATAACATTACTGCCCTAATGCCTGGGGGGGAGCCGGGCTGTCCCGCATTGTGGCGTCAAGGCTTGCGCAAAACTGGCATTTCACTTGTGCCCAAAAAAGCGATG GTTAGCACACCTACGGGGAAGGTGTCTCCtaaagaggaggagaggaagGTGTCTCCTAAAGACGATGAGAGGAAGGATGAGTCTCCTTCGTCGTGGCGACTGGGCCTACGGAAAACCGGAAGTTATGGAGCGCTGGCGGAAATCAGTACAACTAAAGAAGCACAGAAAGAGAAGGATACCGCTGGGGTTATGCGGTCTGCCTCTTCTCCTCGCCTCTCATCCTCACTCGACAACAAGGACAAGGAAAAG gAGAAGGAAAAGACACGGCTGGCATATGTTGCACCCAGCATCCCACCAAAAAGACACGTCAGCACGTCAGATATCGACGAGAAGGAGAACAG GGATTCGGCTGCTACTCTGGTACGTAGCGGCTCCTACAACAGGAGACGCTGGGAAGAAGACCTGAGGAACAGCGACGGAACCTCCTCGCTAAACAGAACCTCCAGCTATCAGCGCAG TACGTCACACACGCTAGCGTTAGGCCGCACGTCTAGCTCTCGTGACCTGCCCGCCAAATCCTCCTCTGCCTCCAGCCTGGAACCTAACAACTCAAAGGCCTGGCAGCAGCCTTCCTCCTACCTCCACCGCAG CGGCTCGTTTGGAAGAAGGCAAGATGATGCTTTAAGTTCCACATCTTCCTCCACTTCTATCACCACCACCACGACCTCCACCTCCTCTGTTACCTCACCCACAGGACACCGTAGCCTGCTGTCCAG GTATTGGGCGGAAGAAAGTGCAGACAAGGAGAAAGAAAAGGGGAAAGAGTCAGCAACCGTTATTCCTACAATCAACACTGCAGCCACCACCACTACCACATCCACTACTGGAACTATACTGGGCTCTGATGGACGCGAGAGACGCAG ATCATACCTCACCCCTGTGCGTGACGAAGAGTCCGAGTCTCAGAGGAGAGCCAGATCCAGACAGGCTCGACAAACCAGGAGGTCTACACAG GGCGTGACCTTGACTGATCTCCATGAGGCAGAGAAGACCATCGAACGCACTCGCCCCATTCGGCCTCGAGAAGATGATAAAGAAGAGAAGGAGAAACAGGACAAGGAGAAACAAGAGGAGAAGAAAGAGTCGGAGACCAAGGAAGATGACTACAGGTCACGCTACCGCAGCTTTGAGGAG AAGTACCAGAGGAACTCGGCCTCGACCATCACAGCCTCCTCCAACCTGCCATCCTCCTCTAGCAGCACATCTTCCCTATATAGCTCCTCCTCTCTGAACCGCCCCAACAGCCTGACGGGCCTCACCTCGTCATACAGCCGCTCCACACGCGAAACAGAGCGAG AGTCTGATGCAAGAGAAAAGGACGAGGAGAGGGATGGTGACGACAAGCCACGCTCCATACGCGACCGCAGACGACCACGAGAGAAACGACGCTCGACTGGGGTGTCCTTCTGGACCCAGGAT agtGATGAAAATGAGCCAGATCACCCTTCAGATTCAGATGGGAGCACTAAAGGAGAGCCGCAG AGCGACAGACTATCCAG GAATGAACCGCATTCTACTAGCACTTCCTCCATTGACCGCCACGAATCTAGTAGCCGCGGTAGACCAGAGTACCGTCAATCGTTCTCGCGTCCCTACAGAGACGACGCCACTGATTATAAAAAG TTGTATGAGCAGATCTTAGGTGAAAACGAGAAACTGAAAGGTCAGTTACGTGACACAGAATTTGAGTTGGCAGAGCTCAAACTGCAGTTGGAGAAGGCCACACAG AGGCAGGAACGCTTTGCTGATCGGTCACAGCTGGAGTTGGAGAAAAGG GAAAGAAGAGCTCTAGAAAGGAAGATCTCTGAAATGGAGGAGGAATTAAAg ATGCTACCAGACTTGAAAGCCGACAACCAG